In Acanthochromis polyacanthus isolate Apoly-LR-REF ecotype Palm Island chromosome 15, KAUST_Apoly_ChrSc, whole genome shotgun sequence, a single genomic region encodes these proteins:
- the LOC110949297 gene encoding transmembrane protein 121, with translation MVPPPPTNKPHVCLSTILIMSSMALIDAYLVEQNHGPRKIGICIMVMVGDICFLIVLRYVAVWVGAEVRTAKRGYAMILWFLYIFVLEIKVYFVYQNYKADRKSLDALARKALTLLLSICIPVLFVVLVAIDHMEYVRAFKKREEIRNRLFWVVVDLLDILDIQANLWEPQKKGLPLWAEGLMFFYCYILLLVLPCVSLSEISMQGINIVPHKMLLYPILSLVTINIITLFIRGGNMILYRDARVSGILIGKNVLAIILKTCSFVQYRRQLQNAPPAFGVELQKNSVAHARPAPTPPQVVMQDQTPLPEVTTCEHT, from the coding sequence ATGgtacccccaccccccaccaaCAAGCCCCACGTGTGCCTGTCCACCATCCTGATCATGAGCAGCATGGCACTGATTGATGCCTACCTGGTGGAGCAGAACCACGGGCCACGCAAGATTGGCATCTGCATCATGGTGATGGTGGGAGACATCTGCTTCCTAATCGTGTTGCGATACGTGGCAGTGTGGGTGGGGGCTGAGGTTCGCACGGCCAAGCGAGGCTACGCCATGATCCTCTGGTTCCTTTACATCTTCGTGCTGGAGATCAAGGTCTACTTTGTGTATCAAAACTACAAAGCGGACAGGAAGAGCTTGGACGCTCTCGCGAGGAAAGCCTTGACGTTGCTGCTGTCCATTTGCATCCCTGTGCTGTTTGTGGTGCTGGTGGCCATCGACCACATGGAGTACGTCCGCGCCTTCAAGAAGCGCGAGGAGATCCGCAATCGTCTCTTCTGGGTGGTGGTGGATTTGCTGGACATACTGGACATCCAGGCAAACCTGTGGGAGCCTCAGAAGAAAGGGCTCCCTCTGTGGGCTGAGGGACTCATGTTCTTCTACTGCTACatcctgctgctggtgctgcccTGCGTGTCCTTGAGCGAGATCAGCATGCAGGGCATCAACATCGTGCCCCACAAGATGCTCCTGTACCCCATCCTCAGCCTGGTGACCATCAACATCATCACGCTCTTCATCCGCGGGGGCAACATGATTCTGTACAGGGACGCCAGGGTGTCGGGGATCTTGATAGGGAAGAATGTCCTGGCCATCATCCTAAAGACCTGCAGCTTTGTCCAGTACAGGAGACAGTTGCAGAACGCTCCTCCTGCCTTCGGGGTCGAGCTACAGAAGAACTCAGTGGCTCACGCCCGCCCTGCCCCCACCCCGCCTCAAGTGGTCATGCAGGACCAGACGCCCCTCCCTGAGGTGACGACGTGCGAGCACACATGA